The Mycolicibacterium doricum genome includes a region encoding these proteins:
- a CDS encoding magnesium chelatase subunit D family protein translates to MTEPTTPTYPFSAIVGHDRLLLALLLCAVRPEIGGVLIRGEKGTAKSTAVRGLAHILSRVDGGALVELPIGATEDRVVGSLDLQKVLRDGEHAFSPGLLARAHGGVLYVDEVNLLHDHLVDVLLDAAAMGRVHVERDGVSHTHEARFVLIGTMNPEEGELRPQLLDRFGLTVDVAASRDVDVRVEVIRARMAFEADPAGFADRHAEHDAELARRVADARALVPSVALPHNELRRIAGLCAAFDVDGMRADLVVARTAVAHAAWRGELTVGEEDIRVAAELALPHRRRRDPFDDPGLDPKRLDEAMEQAGESADSPDGNPDPEPPPEPPGAGASRESSAPSRPQGGSSSTQTRRSGDPSAVFKTKTLVVPGVGEGAPGRRSRARNRTGTVVASTAAADTGHGLHVFGTLLAAAENQRIPGRPRPGVQDVRRAVRAGHEGNLVVFVVDASGSMAARDRMAAVGGATLSLLRDAYQRRDKVAVITFRQRQATLLLPPTTSVYIAGRRLSRFDTGGKTPLAEGLLAARDVVVREKARDRTRRCLVVVLTDGRATGGPDPLGRMRQAAARLVAEGAAAVVVDCETSFVRLGLAEELAVALRAPAVRLAHLRADDLTRLVTQSDRTAA, encoded by the coding sequence GTGACCGAGCCCACGACGCCCACCTATCCGTTCAGCGCCATCGTCGGGCACGACCGGCTGCTGCTGGCCCTGCTGCTGTGCGCCGTGCGTCCCGAGATCGGCGGCGTGCTGATCCGCGGCGAGAAGGGCACCGCGAAATCGACCGCCGTGCGCGGCCTGGCGCACATCCTGTCCCGCGTCGACGGTGGTGCGCTCGTCGAACTACCGATCGGGGCCACCGAGGACCGCGTCGTCGGATCGCTGGACCTGCAGAAGGTGCTACGCGACGGCGAACATGCCTTCTCGCCGGGCCTGCTCGCGCGCGCCCACGGTGGCGTGCTGTACGTCGACGAGGTCAACCTGCTGCACGACCACCTGGTCGACGTGCTGCTCGACGCGGCCGCGATGGGCCGCGTGCACGTCGAACGGGACGGCGTCTCGCACACTCACGAGGCGCGATTCGTGCTGATCGGCACGATGAATCCCGAAGAGGGCGAACTGCGTCCGCAGTTGCTAGACCGGTTCGGGCTCACCGTGGACGTCGCGGCGTCGCGCGACGTCGACGTCCGCGTCGAGGTGATCCGCGCCCGGATGGCGTTCGAGGCCGACCCGGCCGGCTTCGCCGACCGCCACGCCGAGCACGACGCCGAACTGGCCCGGCGGGTGGCCGATGCGCGTGCGCTGGTGCCATCTGTGGCCTTGCCGCACAACGAGCTACGACGGATCGCCGGGCTGTGCGCGGCGTTCGACGTGGACGGGATGCGAGCCGACCTGGTAGTGGCGCGCACCGCGGTGGCGCACGCCGCCTGGCGGGGGGAACTCACCGTCGGCGAGGAGGACATCCGGGTGGCGGCCGAGCTTGCGCTGCCACACCGGCGCAGGCGCGACCCGTTCGACGATCCCGGCCTCGACCCGAAGCGCCTCGACGAGGCGATGGAACAGGCCGGTGAATCCGCCGACTCCCCCGACGGCAACCCCGACCCCGAACCGCCGCCGGAACCGCCAGGCGCGGGAGCCTCCAGGGAATCGTCGGCACCGTCACGCCCGCAGGGTGGTTCGTCGTCGACTCAGACCCGCCGCAGCGGCGACCCGTCTGCGGTCTTCAAGACCAAGACCCTCGTGGTGCCCGGCGTCGGAGAGGGTGCGCCCGGACGGCGGTCCCGGGCCCGCAATCGCACCGGCACCGTCGTGGCGTCCACCGCCGCCGCCGACACCGGACACGGTCTGCACGTCTTCGGCACGCTGCTGGCCGCCGCGGAGAACCAGCGCATCCCGGGCCGGCCCCGGCCAGGAGTGCAGGACGTGCGCCGCGCCGTGCGTGCAGGCCACGAGGGCAACCTGGTGGTCTTCGTCGTCGACGCCTCTGGCTCGATGGCGGCGCGCGACCGGATGGCCGCGGTCGGCGGCGCCACACTGTCCCTGCTGCGCGACGCCTACCAGCGGCGCGACAAGGTCGCGGTGATCACGTTCCGGCAGCGGCAGGCCACGCTGCTGCTGCCGCCCACGACGTCGGTCTACATTGCCGGCCGCCGGCTGTCGCGGTTCGACACCGGCGGTAAGACGCCACTGGCGGAAGGACTGCTCGCCGCCCGCGACGTCGTCGTCCGGGAGAAGGCCCGCGACCGCACCCGCCGCTGTCTTGTCGTCGTGCTGACCGACGGCCGCGCCACCGGGGGACCGGACCCGTTGGGCCGCATGCGGCAGGCTGCCGCCCGCCTGGTGGCCGAAGGCGCCGCCGCCGTGGTCGTCGACTGCGAGACGTCGTTCGTGCGGCTGGGGCTGGCCGAAGAACTCGCGGTTGCGCTGCGCGCGCCTGCCGTCCGCCTGGCTCACCTGCGAGCCGACGATCTCACCCGGCTGGTCACCCAGTCCGACCGCACCGCCGCCTAA
- the cobO gene encoding cob(I)yrinic acid a,c-diamide adenosyltransferase: protein MPQGRPATVPDDGLTTRARRNAPLLAVHTGPGKGKSTAAFGMALRAWNQGFDIAVFQFVKSAKWKVGEESVFGELGRLHDQHGAGGAVEWHKMGSGWSWSRKSGSDDDHAAAAADGWAEICHRLAEERHDFYVLDEFTYPLRWGWVDVDEVVEVLRSRPGRQHVVVTGRDAPQGLIDAADLVTEMTKVKHPMDAGRKGQKGIEW, encoded by the coding sequence ATGCCGCAGGGCCGTCCCGCGACCGTCCCCGACGACGGGCTGACCACCCGCGCCCGGCGAAACGCACCGCTGCTGGCCGTGCACACCGGGCCGGGCAAGGGCAAGTCGACCGCCGCGTTCGGCATGGCGCTGCGCGCGTGGAACCAGGGCTTCGACATCGCGGTGTTCCAGTTCGTCAAAAGCGCGAAGTGGAAGGTCGGCGAGGAGTCGGTGTTCGGTGAGCTCGGCCGCCTGCATGACCAGCACGGCGCCGGCGGCGCCGTCGAATGGCACAAGATGGGGTCGGGCTGGTCGTGGTCGCGCAAGTCGGGCAGCGACGACGACCACGCGGCCGCGGCGGCCGACGGGTGGGCCGAGATCTGCCACCGGCTCGCCGAGGAGCGCCACGACTTCTATGTGCTCGACGAGTTCACCTATCCGCTCAGGTGGGGCTGGGTCGACGTCGACGAGGTGGTCGAGGTGCTCCGCTCACGTCCGGGCAGGCAGCACGTCGTGGTCACCGGCCGGGATGCGCCGCAGGGGTTGATCGACGCCGCCGATCTGGTGACCGAGATGACCAAGGTCAAACACCCGATGGACGCGGGCCGCAAAGGTCAGAAGGGCATCGAGTGGTGA
- a CDS encoding cobyrinate a,c-diamide synthase: MSVPAVVVAAPASGSGKTTFATGLMGALRRAGHAVAPFKVGPDFIDPGYHALATGRPGRNLDPVLVGEQLIGPLYAHGSAGTDIAVVEGVMGLFDGRIDDQMFGPATGSTAHVAGLLGAPVVLVVDARGQSHSIAALLHGFSTFDAHTRIAGVVLNRVGTPRHEEVLRQGCEHAGLPVFGSIPRTEALTVPSRHLGLVTAVEHGRAAYDAIAAMTDLVARHIDLDAVVGSAHAAVADAPWDPLVGAAPPGVTVALAAGKAFTFGYPEHSELLRAAGAQVVEFDPMTDDLPQDTSALVIPGGFPEQHGADLSANTPVRQQIAQLAALGAPIHAECAGLTYLADDLDGQPMCGVLSGSAWFTERLTLGYRQAIATTDSPLHRAGERVTGHEFHRTAVTFAERYQPAWHVAGGPAGTVTDGVVHRGVHAGYLHTHPAAHPHAIARFVASAARSKLAG, translated from the coding sequence GTGAGCGTTCCCGCCGTCGTCGTCGCCGCGCCCGCCTCTGGTAGCGGAAAGACCACGTTCGCAACGGGTCTCATGGGGGCGCTACGGCGGGCCGGACATGCGGTCGCGCCGTTCAAGGTCGGCCCGGACTTCATCGACCCCGGTTACCACGCCCTGGCGACCGGTCGCCCCGGCCGCAACCTCGACCCGGTCCTCGTCGGCGAACAGCTGATCGGCCCGCTGTATGCGCACGGCTCCGCGGGCACCGACATCGCCGTCGTCGAGGGTGTCATGGGACTGTTCGACGGGCGCATCGACGACCAGATGTTCGGCCCCGCAACGGGCTCCACCGCGCACGTGGCCGGCCTGCTCGGTGCGCCGGTGGTCCTCGTCGTCGACGCCCGCGGGCAGAGCCACAGCATCGCCGCACTGCTGCACGGCTTCTCGACCTTCGACGCGCACACCCGCATCGCCGGCGTGGTCCTCAACCGGGTCGGCACCCCGCGCCACGAGGAGGTGCTACGGCAGGGGTGCGAACACGCCGGACTGCCTGTCTTCGGGTCCATCCCGCGGACCGAGGCGCTGACCGTCCCGTCCCGTCATCTCGGCCTGGTCACCGCGGTCGAACACGGACGCGCAGCCTACGACGCGATCGCCGCGATGACCGACCTCGTCGCGCGCCACATCGACCTCGACGCCGTCGTCGGCAGCGCGCACGCCGCCGTCGCGGATGCACCCTGGGATCCCCTCGTCGGTGCCGCTCCTCCCGGTGTGACCGTCGCACTGGCCGCCGGAAAGGCGTTCACCTTCGGCTATCCGGAACACAGTGAACTGCTGCGCGCGGCCGGCGCACAGGTCGTCGAATTCGACCCGATGACCGACGACCTCCCCCAGGACACGTCGGCGCTGGTGATCCCCGGCGGCTTCCCCGAACAGCACGGCGCCGACCTATCCGCCAACACGCCTGTACGCCAACAGATCGCGCAGCTGGCAGCGCTCGGGGCACCTATCCACGCTGAGTGTGCGGGGCTGACCTACCTCGCCGACGACCTCGACGGCCAGCCGATGTGCGGAGTGCTGTCGGGTTCGGCGTGGTTCACCGAGCGCCTCACGCTGGGCTACCGGCAGGCCATCGCGACCACCGACTCGCCGTTGCACCGCGCGGGGGAGCGGGTCACCGGCCACGAGTTCCACCGCACCGCCGTCACATTCGCCGAGCGGTACCAGCCGGCCTGGCACGTCGCCGGCGGGCCGGCGGGGACCGTCACCGACGGGGTGGTGCACCGCGGTGTGCACGCGGGCTACCTGCACACCCACCCGGCCGCACACCCGCACGCCATCGCCCGCTTCGTCGCATCGGCCGCACGCTCTAAGCTCGCCGGGTGA
- the cobA gene encoding uroporphyrinogen-III C-methyltransferase, producing the protein MTDNAYLVGLRLAGRKVVIVGAGTVAQRRLPLLIANAADVHVIARAATPAVEAMTGITLTLRDFRVGDLDGAWYVIAATDDPDVNAAVVAEAERRHIFCVRADVAREGTAVTPATFEYEGLSVGVLAGGEHRRSAAIRSAIREALASGVISGDDSETVTTGVALVGGGPGDPELITVRGRRLLAQADVVVADRLAPQELLAELPPHVEVIDAAKIPYGRAMGQDAINQVLIDRASAGKFVVRLKGGDPFVFARGYEEVLACVDAGIPVTVVPGVTSAIGVPALAGVPVTHRHVTHEFVVVSGHVAPDHPESLVNWDALAALTGTIVLLMAVERVELFTKALIDGGRPADTPVLVVQHGTTTAQRTLRATLLDASERMSAEGIRPPAIIVIGPVAALGG; encoded by the coding sequence GTGACCGATAACGCCTACCTCGTCGGCCTGCGGCTCGCAGGCAGGAAGGTCGTCATCGTCGGTGCCGGCACGGTCGCGCAGCGCCGGCTGCCGCTGTTGATCGCGAACGCCGCCGACGTGCACGTCATCGCCCGCGCCGCCACACCCGCCGTCGAGGCTATGACCGGAATCACACTGACACTGCGCGATTTCCGCGTCGGGGACCTCGACGGCGCGTGGTACGTCATCGCCGCAACCGACGATCCGGACGTCAACGCGGCAGTCGTCGCCGAAGCCGAACGCCGCCACATCTTCTGCGTGCGCGCCGACGTCGCCCGCGAGGGCACTGCCGTCACGCCCGCGACCTTCGAGTACGAGGGGCTGTCGGTCGGGGTCCTCGCCGGTGGTGAGCATCGCCGTTCGGCGGCCATCCGGTCGGCCATCCGCGAGGCCCTCGCCAGCGGGGTCATCTCGGGGGACGACTCGGAGACGGTCACCACCGGCGTCGCGCTGGTCGGCGGAGGTCCCGGCGACCCGGAACTCATCACGGTGCGGGGGCGCCGTCTGCTCGCACAGGCCGACGTCGTCGTGGCCGACCGGCTGGCCCCACAGGAGCTGCTCGCCGAGCTACCGCCGCACGTCGAGGTGATCGATGCCGCCAAGATCCCGTACGGCCGGGCGATGGGGCAGGACGCCATCAACCAGGTGCTGATCGACCGGGCCTCGGCGGGCAAGTTCGTCGTCCGCCTCAAGGGTGGTGACCCGTTCGTCTTCGCGCGCGGGTACGAAGAGGTGCTCGCCTGCGTCGACGCCGGTATCCCGGTGACCGTCGTACCCGGGGTGACCAGCGCCATAGGAGTCCCGGCGTTGGCCGGTGTGCCCGTCACCCACCGGCACGTGACGCATGAATTCGTGGTGGTCAGCGGGCATGTTGCGCCGGATCACCCGGAATCGTTAGTGAATTGGGATGCCCTGGCCGCCCTCACCGGCACGATTGTTTTGCTGATGGCGGTCGAACGCGTCGAGTTGTTCACCAAAGCACTGATCGACGGCGGGCGACCTGCGGATACGCCGGTGCTCGTCGTTCAGCACGGCACCACGACGGCGCAACGCACGTTGCGGGCAACGCTCCTCGACGCGTCGGAACGAATGAGCGCGGAGGGTATCCGGCCCCCGGCGATCATCGTGATCGGGCCGGTCGCAGCCCTCGGCGGGTAA
- a CDS encoding MFS transporter — protein MTALNDEERAAMIRDAEEGKNRAGKNRAASAPVNPVTARSGRTPAWLPSRRFFAAVIAIAGMQLMATMDGTIAIVALPKIQDALDLSDAGRSWVITAYVLTFGGLMLLGGRLGDTIGRKRTFIVGVALFTIASLLCGIAWNEATLVVARLLQGIGAAIASPTALALVATTFPKGPARNAATAVFAAMTGVGSVMGLVVGGALTELSWRWAFMVNVPIGLLILYLAHTSLRETHRERMKLDASGAILATLGCTAAVFGFSMGPEKGWASPITVGSIVAAGVFLIAFVLVERTAENPVVPFSLFRDRNRVATFGAVFLAGGVMFTLSVLIGLYVQDILGYSPLRAGIGFIPFAIAMGIGLALSSQLVSVLPPRVLVISGGVLVLGAMLYGSTLNAGIPYFPNLVLPLVVGGIGIGIIFVALMLSAIAGVGFDQIGPVSAITLVMQNLGGPVVLAIIQAVITSRTLYLGGTTGPVKNMDSTQLTALDAGYTYGLLWVAAVAVLVGGAALLIGYTSQQVAHAQEVKDAIDAGEL, from the coding sequence ATGACGGCTCTCAATGACGAGGAGCGCGCAGCCATGATCCGCGACGCTGAGGAGGGCAAGAACCGGGCGGGCAAGAACCGGGCGGCGTCCGCGCCGGTCAACCCCGTGACCGCTCGTAGCGGTAGGACTCCCGCCTGGCTCCCGTCGCGGCGCTTCTTCGCCGCGGTGATCGCGATCGCCGGCATGCAGCTCATGGCCACGATGGACGGCACCATCGCCATCGTCGCGCTCCCCAAGATCCAAGATGCGCTCGATCTGTCCGACGCCGGCCGCAGCTGGGTGATCACGGCCTACGTGCTCACGTTCGGCGGACTGATGCTGCTTGGCGGCCGACTCGGCGACACGATCGGCCGCAAGCGGACGTTCATCGTCGGCGTCGCCCTGTTCACCATCGCCTCGCTGCTGTGTGGCATCGCGTGGAACGAGGCCACTCTGGTGGTCGCCCGCCTGCTGCAGGGCATCGGCGCAGCGATCGCCTCGCCGACCGCCCTGGCGCTGGTGGCGACGACCTTCCCGAAGGGCCCGGCACGCAACGCCGCCACGGCGGTGTTCGCGGCGATGACCGGCGTCGGTTCGGTCATGGGACTCGTCGTCGGCGGCGCGCTGACCGAGCTCTCGTGGCGGTGGGCGTTCATGGTGAACGTCCCGATCGGTCTGTTGATCCTCTACCTGGCGCACACCTCGCTCCGTGAGACGCACAGGGAGCGCATGAAGCTCGACGCGTCGGGGGCCATTCTCGCCACGCTCGGCTGTACCGCCGCGGTGTTCGGCTTCTCTATGGGGCCCGAGAAGGGCTGGGCGTCACCGATCACCGTCGGCTCGATCGTGGCCGCGGGCGTCTTCCTCATCGCATTCGTCCTGGTCGAACGCACCGCGGAGAACCCCGTGGTGCCGTTCTCGCTGTTCCGCGACCGCAACCGCGTCGCCACCTTCGGGGCGGTCTTCCTCGCGGGCGGGGTGATGTTCACGTTGTCGGTGCTCATCGGGCTCTACGTACAGGACATCCTGGGCTACAGCCCGCTGCGTGCCGGTATCGGATTCATCCCGTTCGCCATCGCGATGGGCATCGGCCTGGCGCTGTCGTCGCAGTTGGTGTCAGTGTTGCCGCCACGGGTCCTGGTCATCTCCGGCGGCGTGCTGGTCCTCGGCGCCATGCTGTACGGCTCGACACTCAACGCGGGTATCCCGTACTTCCCGAACCTGGTGCTCCCGCTGGTAGTGGGCGGCATCGGCATCGGCATCATTTTCGTCGCGCTGATGCTCTCGGCCATCGCCGGCGTCGGCTTCGACCAGATCGGTCCGGTCTCGGCGATCACGCTGGTGATGCAGAACCTGGGTGGACCGGTGGTGCTGGCCATCATCCAGGCCGTGATCACCTCACGTACGCTGTACCTCGGTGGCACCACCGGCCCGGTGAAGAACATGGACTCCACACAGTTGACCGCGCTCGACGCCGGCTACACCTACGGGTTGCTGTGGGTGGCCGCCGTGGCGGTCCTCGTCGGCGGTGCAGCGCTGCTGATCGGCTACACCTCCCAGCAGGTGGCGCACGCCCAGGAAGTCAAAGACGCGATCGACGCCGGCGAGTTGTGA
- a CDS encoding proline--tRNA ligase yields the protein MITRMSELFLRTLRDDPADAEVPSHKLLIRAGYVRPVGPGLYTWLPLGLRVYRKIEQIVRDEMTAIGGQEILFPALLPRAPYETTNRWTEYGDTLFRLKDRRDNDYLLGPTHEELFTLTVKGEYSSYKDFPLILFQIQTKYRDEARPRAGILRGREFVMKDSYSFDVDDDGLKTAYHLHREAYQRIFARLGLRYVIVAAVSGAMGGSASEEFLAESEVGEDTFVRCLESGYAANVEAVLTRVPEALPIEGQPAAVVYETPDAPTIATLVDWANSADLPSFAGRAVTAADTLKNVLLKVREPGGEWELLAVGVPGDREVDDKRLGAALEPAEYALLDDSDFAKHPFLVKGYVGPKALLDNGVRYLVDPRIVDGTAWITGADAPGKHVVGLVAGRDFQADGTIEAAEVRDGDPSPDGAGPLVSARGIEIGHIFQLGHKYTEAFNADVLGEDGKPVRLTMGSYGIGVSRLVAVIAEQQHDELGLRWPPAVSPFDVHVVIANKDDAARTGATELAGELDRLGLEVLLDDRRSSPGVKFKDAELLGLPWIVVVGRGWGDGVVELRDRFSGEKREIGADDAAMEILAAVR from the coding sequence GTGATCACCCGCATGTCCGAGCTGTTCCTGCGTACCCTGCGCGACGATCCCGCCGACGCGGAGGTGCCCAGCCACAAGCTCCTCATCCGGGCCGGCTACGTTCGCCCCGTCGGCCCCGGCCTCTACACCTGGCTGCCCCTCGGGCTGCGTGTGTACCGAAAGATCGAGCAGATAGTCCGCGACGAGATGACGGCGATCGGCGGCCAGGAGATCCTGTTCCCCGCGCTGCTGCCGCGGGCACCGTACGAGACGACCAACCGGTGGACGGAGTACGGGGACACCCTGTTCCGGCTCAAGGACCGCCGCGACAACGACTACCTGCTGGGGCCCACCCACGAGGAGCTGTTCACGCTCACGGTGAAGGGCGAGTACAGCTCCTACAAGGACTTCCCGCTGATCCTGTTCCAGATTCAGACCAAATACCGTGACGAGGCCCGCCCGCGCGCCGGCATCCTGCGCGGCCGGGAGTTCGTCATGAAGGACTCGTACTCGTTCGACGTCGACGACGACGGTCTCAAGACCGCCTACCACCTGCACCGGGAGGCGTATCAGCGGATCTTCGCCCGCCTCGGCCTGCGGTACGTGATCGTCGCCGCGGTGTCAGGTGCCATGGGGGGCAGCGCATCCGAGGAGTTCCTGGCCGAGAGCGAGGTCGGTGAGGACACGTTCGTGCGTTGCCTGGAATCCGGCTACGCCGCCAACGTCGAGGCGGTGCTGACCCGGGTGCCCGAGGCGCTGCCCATCGAGGGACAGCCGGCGGCGGTCGTCTACGAGACCCCGGACGCTCCGACGATTGCGACGCTCGTCGACTGGGCCAACAGCGCCGACCTGCCCAGCTTCGCCGGCCGCGCGGTGACCGCCGCGGATACCCTGAAGAACGTCCTGCTCAAGGTCCGTGAACCGGGCGGGGAGTGGGAGCTGCTGGCCGTCGGGGTGCCGGGTGACCGTGAGGTCGACGACAAGCGGCTCGGTGCGGCGCTGGAACCGGCGGAGTACGCGCTGCTCGACGACTCCGACTTCGCCAAGCACCCGTTCCTGGTCAAGGGTTATGTGGGTCCAAAGGCGTTGCTCGACAACGGTGTTCGCTACCTCGTCGACCCGCGGATCGTGGACGGCACGGCGTGGATCACCGGTGCGGACGCCCCCGGCAAGCATGTCGTCGGACTCGTCGCTGGCCGCGACTTCCAGGCGGACGGGACGATCGAGGCCGCCGAGGTGCGCGACGGTGATCCGTCACCGGACGGGGCGGGGCCGCTGGTCAGTGCGCGCGGTATCGAGATCGGCCACATCTTCCAGCTGGGCCACAAGTACACCGAGGCGTTCAATGCCGACGTCCTCGGCGAGGACGGCAAACCGGTCCGGTTGACCATGGGGTCCTATGGCATCGGGGTGTCGCGGCTGGTGGCCGTGATCGCCGAACAGCAGCACGACGAGCTGGGGCTGCGGTGGCCTCCCGCGGTGTCCCCGTTCGACGTCCACGTGGTGATTGCCAACAAGGACGACGCGGCCCGCACCGGCGCCACCGAACTGGCCGGCGAGCTGGACCGGCTGGGACTCGAGGTGCTGCTCGATGACCGCAGATCCTCCCCGGGGGTCAAGTTCAAGGATGCCGAACTGCTCGGCCTGCCGTGGATCGTCGTGGTGGGCCGCGGCTGGGGCGACGGTGTCGTCGAGCTGCGCGACCGGTTCAGCGGCGAGAAGCGGGAGATCGGCGCCGACGACGCGGCGATGGAGATCCTCGCCGCCGTGCGGTAA
- a CDS encoding ferritin-like domain-containing protein: MTSVEPTPDLDMPSRPADSADGALYDAIATEHATIYGYGLVSAHSPPDVNWLVSASFAEHRERREAAIALLEKGEVEKGEVEKGEVEKGEVEPPLPAAGYQVPMRVDDPRDAAKLAVRMEKDGAAAWRAVVEQATGTEGRAFGLRALTESAVAAARWTQIVGTDPVTVAFPGGNE, encoded by the coding sequence GTGACCTCTGTCGAACCGACCCCGGACCTCGATATGCCGTCCCGCCCCGCGGACAGCGCGGACGGCGCGCTGTATGACGCGATCGCCACCGAACACGCCACGATCTACGGATACGGCCTGGTGTCGGCGCATTCCCCGCCCGACGTGAACTGGCTGGTGTCGGCGTCGTTCGCCGAGCATCGGGAACGCCGGGAGGCCGCGATCGCACTGTTGGAGAAGGGGGAGGTGGAGAAGGGGGAGGTGGAGAAGGGCGAGGTGGAGAAGGGCGAGGTGGAGCCCCCGCTGCCGGCGGCCGGCTACCAGGTGCCGATGCGGGTCGACGATCCCCGGGACGCCGCCAAGCTCGCCGTCCGGATGGAAAAGGACGGCGCCGCGGCGTGGCGGGCAGTCGTCGAACAGGCCACCGGAACCGAGGGCCGGGCCTTCGGACTCAGGGCCCTGACGGAGTCGGCGGTCGCGGCGGCGCGGTGGACGCAGATCGTCGGCACCGATCCGGTCACCGTCGCCTTCCCCGGCGGCAACGAGTAG
- a CDS encoding ferritin family protein — MFPVPSTPDRISRRGLLAGTAVLAVLGVSAAACGSAPPPPEVDELAAQLDRARADSRLATDAAETARPPLKQALTAVAAERDAHARALADELVRLVGTEAPTSTPSISTAEPARPPTVRDVVGALRQSAESATGLAAQMSGYRAGLLGSIAAACTAAWQVALAPPPRDTP, encoded by the coding sequence ATGTTTCCCGTGCCGAGCACCCCCGACAGAATCAGCAGGCGAGGTCTGCTGGCCGGCACCGCGGTGCTGGCGGTGCTGGGCGTGTCCGCCGCTGCGTGCGGGTCCGCACCGCCGCCACCGGAGGTCGACGAGCTGGCCGCCCAGCTCGACCGGGCGCGAGCCGACAGCCGGCTGGCCACCGACGCCGCCGAAACCGCGCGCCCGCCGTTGAAACAGGCACTGACTGCGGTGGCCGCCGAACGCGACGCGCACGCCCGTGCGCTCGCCGACGAGCTCGTCCGTCTAGTCGGCACCGAAGCCCCGACCAGCACCCCGTCGATCAGCACGGCGGAACCGGCCAGACCACCGACGGTTCGCGATGTCGTCGGCGCCCTGCGCCAGTCCGCCGAGAGCGCCACCGGGCTCGCTGCGCAGATGTCGGGCTACCGCGCCGGTCTGCTGGGGTCGATCGCCGCGGCCTGTACCGCGGCGTGGCAGGTCGCGCTGGCGCCACCACCGAGGGACACGCCGTGA
- the rimP gene encoding ribosome maturation factor RimP: MAPEPKLRPAGLPSQEQVMELLDGEFARAGYEIENVVIDGGARPPHITVVVDGDRPLDLDTIATLSRSASEQLDRIDESVGAASYVLEVSSPGVDRPLTTEKHFRRARGRKVELTLSDGSQLTGRVGALTDGGRSVSLVVREGARAKFSVCELPLEAILRAVVQVEFAPPGQRELELTGQSGEEAGA; the protein is encoded by the coding sequence GTGGCACCGGAGCCGAAGTTGCGGCCGGCGGGGTTGCCGTCGCAGGAGCAGGTGATGGAGCTACTCGACGGCGAGTTCGCCCGCGCCGGATATGAAATCGAGAACGTCGTCATCGACGGCGGGGCACGCCCGCCGCACATCACCGTCGTCGTCGACGGCGACCGCCCGCTCGACCTGGACACCATCGCGACCCTGTCGCGCTCGGCGTCCGAACAACTCGACCGGATCGACGAGTCGGTCGGCGCTGCCAGCTACGTCCTGGAGGTCAGCTCACCAGGGGTGGACCGGCCGCTGACCACCGAGAAGCACTTCCGGCGGGCCCGTGGACGCAAAGTTGAACTGACCCTGTCCGACGGTTCGCAGCTGACCGGTCGGGTGGGTGCGCTGACCGACGGCGGCAGGTCGGTGTCGCTGGTGGTCCGCGAAGGAGCCCGCGCCAAGTTCTCCGTGTGCGAGTTGCCGTTGGAGGCAATCCTCAGAGCCGTTGTCCAGGTGGAATTCGCACCGCCCGGCCAGCGTGAGCTGGAGTTGACCGGCCAATCGGGAGAGGAGGCCGGCGCATGA